The Streptomyces sp. NBC_01244 genome contains a region encoding:
- the galE gene encoding UDP-glucose 4-epimerase GalE, whose translation MTFLITGGAGYIGAHVVRAMLLAGEEVVVLDDLSTGNADRVPEGVPLVVGSVLDRQVLDETFARHRITGVVHLAGKKQVGESVEKPLHYYEENVGGLTVLLQAVAAAGVRNFLFSSSASVYGMPDVDLVTEDTPCLPLSPYGETKLAGEWLVRAAGKAHGISTACLRYFNVAGAATPELADTGVFNLVPMIFERFDKGEGARIFGDDYATPDGTCIRDYIHVADLAEAHVVAARKLVEWGAQGEYKDLTVNIGRGEGVSVREMVELVNEATGHTDPAYAPAVSPRRAGDPAKVVASADRISAELGWKARHDVREMITSAWEGWESHRKA comes from the coding sequence ATGACGTTTCTGATCACTGGTGGTGCCGGTTACATCGGGGCGCACGTCGTCCGCGCGATGCTGCTTGCGGGTGAGGAGGTCGTGGTGCTGGACGACCTCTCCACCGGCAACGCCGACCGCGTCCCGGAGGGTGTCCCGCTGGTGGTCGGTTCCGTGCTCGACCGGCAGGTCCTGGACGAGACCTTCGCCCGGCACCGGATCACCGGCGTGGTCCACCTCGCGGGCAAGAAGCAGGTCGGCGAGTCCGTCGAGAAGCCGCTGCACTACTACGAGGAGAACGTGGGCGGCCTCACCGTCCTGCTCCAGGCCGTCGCCGCCGCGGGCGTGCGCAACTTCCTCTTCTCCTCCTCCGCCTCCGTGTACGGGATGCCGGACGTGGACCTCGTCACCGAGGACACCCCGTGCCTGCCGCTGAGCCCCTACGGCGAGACGAAGCTGGCGGGCGAATGGCTGGTCCGCGCCGCGGGCAAGGCACACGGCATCTCCACCGCGTGCCTGCGCTACTTCAACGTGGCCGGCGCCGCGACCCCCGAGCTCGCCGACACCGGTGTCTTCAACCTGGTCCCGATGATCTTCGAGCGGTTCGACAAGGGCGAGGGCGCCCGGATCTTCGGCGACGACTACGCGACCCCGGACGGCACCTGCATCCGCGATTACATCCACGTCGCCGACCTCGCGGAGGCCCACGTGGTGGCCGCCCGCAAGCTCGTCGAATGGGGCGCGCAGGGCGAGTACAAGGACCTCACCGTCAACATCGGCCGCGGCGAGGGCGTCTCCGTCCGCGAAATGGTCGAGCTGGTGAACGAGGCCACCGGGCACACCGACCCCGCCTACGCGCCCGCGGTCTCCCCGCGCCGCGCCGGCGACCCGGCGAAGGTCGTCGCCTCCGCCGACCGGATCTCGGCGGAGCTGGGCTGGAAGGCCCGCCACGACGTGCGCGAGATGATCACCTCGGCCTGGGAGGGCTGGGAGTCCCACCGCAAGGCCTGA
- a CDS encoding glycosyltransferase family 2 protein: protein MTSTHTPTVAVVVIAYNDAELVGQAVSSALAQGPVVAEVIAVNDASSDGTARVLDELAAVHPRVKVVHRTENSGGCGTPRNDGIAVATAPYVMFLDSDDVLPAGAIDALVRAAGEHRSPVTVGSCVRRELPESRDVPWVPGLYTPGEVIDRPADRPELVRDTLCVNKLYERAFLDMYGIRFPDGRFIYEDFVFTARVLAARPRIAVIGDLVYVWHVRRNAAQVSISLDRKDVGNWSARVEAHRVASRLMADSSPELGRACQVKFLEYDLRMYLRELGQDPDYQAAWWTLTRDYVAGFSEADIEASGAHARWIVRVLLATEAPPAPADLLRLTRFAADPPRLLPPYATGPSGAPVWSESLPVELDGLDKLQTAELPLTIDAEPSGFAGLRIRVNDLYGRLAAAGPRTIQLRFQPRGDLGELLVAEPVELVPAADGDGWTAELPFRLTTLASLGRGEGRRGLQAWDVKLSVECADGSSVLTSPRPLRRLLHRRVLPSSRYGVLLAQPYRTTGGSLALRLAPGATGVMSLARHRFNRARIVRG, encoded by the coding sequence GTGACGAGCACCCATACCCCCACAGTCGCCGTCGTCGTGATCGCGTACAACGACGCCGAGCTCGTCGGTCAGGCCGTCTCCTCGGCGCTCGCCCAGGGGCCGGTGGTCGCCGAGGTCATCGCCGTCAACGACGCGTCCAGCGACGGCACCGCCCGGGTGCTGGACGAGCTGGCGGCCGTTCACCCCCGCGTGAAGGTCGTGCACCGCACGGAGAACAGCGGCGGCTGCGGCACCCCCCGCAACGACGGCATCGCGGTCGCGACCGCCCCGTACGTCATGTTCCTGGACAGCGACGACGTCCTGCCCGCCGGGGCGATCGACGCCCTGGTGCGCGCGGCCGGCGAGCACCGGTCGCCGGTCACGGTCGGCTCCTGCGTCCGCCGCGAACTGCCCGAGAGCCGCGACGTGCCCTGGGTGCCCGGTCTGTACACGCCCGGCGAGGTCATCGACCGCCCGGCGGACCGGCCGGAGCTGGTCCGCGACACCCTCTGCGTCAACAAGCTGTACGAGCGGGCCTTCCTGGACATGTACGGGATCCGCTTCCCGGACGGCCGGTTCATCTACGAGGACTTCGTGTTCACCGCCCGCGTGCTGGCGGCCCGCCCCCGCATCGCGGTGATCGGCGACCTCGTCTACGTGTGGCACGTACGGCGCAACGCCGCCCAGGTCTCCATCTCCCTGGACCGCAAGGACGTCGGCAACTGGAGTGCCCGCGTGGAGGCCCACCGGGTGGCCTCCCGCCTCATGGCCGACTCCTCGCCCGAGCTGGGCCGGGCCTGCCAGGTCAAGTTCCTGGAGTACGACCTGCGCATGTACCTGCGCGAGCTCGGCCAGGACCCCGACTACCAGGCCGCCTGGTGGACGCTGACCCGTGACTACGTCGCCGGGTTCTCCGAAGCCGACATCGAGGCCTCCGGGGCGCACGCCCGCTGGATCGTCCGGGTGCTGCTCGCCACCGAGGCGCCGCCCGCCCCCGCCGACCTGCTGCGGCTGACCCGCTTCGCCGCCGACCCGCCCCGCCTGCTGCCCCCGTACGCGACCGGCCCCTCCGGAGCGCCGGTCTGGAGCGAATCGCTCCCGGTGGAGCTGGACGGGCTGGACAAGCTGCAGACGGCCGAGCTGCCCCTCACCATCGATGCCGAGCCGAGCGGCTTCGCCGGGCTCCGGATCCGGGTGAACGACCTGTACGGGCGGCTCGCCGCGGCCGGCCCGCGCACCATTCAGCTGCGTTTTCAGCCCCGGGGCGACCTGGGCGAGCTGCTGGTCGCCGAGCCGGTGGAGCTGGTCCCCGCCGCGGACGGCGACGGGTGGACCGCGGAGCTGCCCTTCCGGCTCACCACGCTGGCGAGCCTCGGACGGGGCGAGGGCCGGCGGGGCCTGCAGGCGTGGGACGTGAAGCTGAGCGTGGAGTGCGCCGACGGGAGCTCCGTCCTCACCTCCCCGCGCCCCCTGCGCCGCCTGCTCCACCGGCGGGTGCTGCCCAGCAGCCGGTACGGTGTGCTGTTGGCGCAGCCCTACCGCACGACCGGGGGATCGCTCGCGCTGAGGCTCGCGCCCGGTGCCACGGGCGTCATGAGCCTGGCCCGCCACCGGTTCAACCGGGCCCGCATAGTCCGCGGCTAG
- a CDS encoding glycosyltransferase, translating to MSQQTSTAPQSPGEAAGGRDIFLVSNSVDELGGVTTWSHQMARLFSDRGHRVHVIGITPVAEELRQQLPADLPYAVTTLYDSHPAAARALHGIKGRLNAPERRRQAARRATMQAKADRLGELMQAARPGAVVIVTQVWAMEWVALADTKGCTLIGMSHESFEASNKSSRGQRVRRYYREVDRMLVLTPEDADLWIRSGMENVSSMPNPLPFMPDSPAPRTEKVVASVGRLAFEKGVDLLLDAWADAAPHHPGWVLRIYGAGVEEATLRAHAAGLGLEDSVEWMGSTSDVLGALNGASVFAQASRAEGFPITLLEAMAAGVPVAAFDCAPGVREIVTHGEDGLLARLGNTMELGGQLDRLMAGRELRDRLGDAAFHNVQRFSSVEITDRWEELFSFLER from the coding sequence GTGAGCCAGCAGACTTCCACCGCACCGCAGAGCCCCGGCGAGGCCGCCGGCGGTCGTGACATCTTCCTCGTCTCCAACAGCGTGGACGAGCTCGGTGGCGTGACCACCTGGTCGCACCAGATGGCCAGGCTGTTCAGCGACCGCGGACACCGGGTCCACGTCATCGGCATCACCCCCGTCGCCGAGGAGCTCCGCCAGCAGCTCCCGGCGGACCTTCCCTACGCGGTGACCACGCTGTACGACTCCCACCCGGCGGCGGCCCGCGCGCTGCACGGCATCAAGGGCCGGCTCAACGCGCCCGAACGGCGCCGCCAGGCGGCCCGCCGGGCGACGATGCAGGCCAAGGCGGACCGGCTGGGCGAGCTGATGCAAGCGGCCCGCCCCGGCGCCGTGGTGATCGTCACACAGGTCTGGGCGATGGAGTGGGTGGCCCTCGCCGACACCAAGGGCTGCACGCTCATCGGCATGAGCCACGAGTCCTTCGAGGCCAGCAACAAGTCCTCCCGGGGCCAGCGGGTCCGCCGGTACTACCGGGAGGTCGACCGCATGCTCGTGCTGACCCCCGAGGACGCGGACCTCTGGATCCGCTCGGGCATGGAGAACGTCTCCAGCATGCCGAACCCGCTGCCGTTCATGCCCGACTCCCCCGCCCCGCGCACCGAGAAGGTCGTGGCGAGCGTCGGCCGCCTCGCCTTCGAGAAGGGCGTGGATCTGCTGCTCGACGCGTGGGCGGACGCCGCCCCGCACCACCCCGGCTGGGTCCTGCGGATCTACGGGGCCGGCGTGGAGGAGGCGACCCTGCGGGCGCACGCCGCCGGGCTGGGCCTGGAGGACTCCGTGGAGTGGATGGGCAGCACCAGCGACGTGCTGGGCGCGCTGAACGGAGCCTCCGTCTTCGCTCAGGCCTCACGCGCCGAAGGGTTCCCGATCACGCTGCTGGAGGCGATGGCTGCGGGCGTGCCGGTGGCCGCCTTCGACTGCGCGCCGGGCGTCCGGGAGATCGTGACGCACGGCGAGGACGGGCTGCTGGCCCGGCTCGGCAACACGATGGAGCTCGGCGGACAGCTGGACCGGCTGATGGCGGGCCGCGAGCTGCGCGACCGGCTCGGCGACGCCGCCTTCCACAATGTGCAGCGGTTCTCCAGCGTCGAGATCACCGACCGGTGGGAAGAGCTGTTCTCCTTCCTGGAGCGCTGA